Within the Dermacentor silvarum isolate Dsil-2018 chromosome 8, BIME_Dsil_1.4, whole genome shotgun sequence genome, the region atagcggctcaggacattccgccattttcttcgaggcgtgacgcaggcgcgacgcttacaaaatggcgctcatggccccgttttgctttcgtaacgtgacgcaaatttgatgtttcgcctaagaaactgtaatataggcatttaaactagcgtggttgataaagcaaaacagttttcctccccagtaaaaataaagcagctagctcaaagcgtacgattatcccatccaaatcgtttctcgctcccgtcgtctgcatgcgcacaagcatcgtctgcttcattagctaggatgcgtgtcctcgggaaacggaatgagtcatcgtatattggcgcccacgcgcttgctttctagcttgaggcaacatacgcgacctaccagtgatgatgagggcacgctctaggccgcgttatcgctatctggTGCAtggtgaaacgcaagtgactcagcccgactcgtctggccgagaagcggccgaatatcatcgatagcgttgtgcgcgccacaggtatccgcttgcacgacgcaagcgccggcactgccatctcttgttcacttcgctgcttactcgcaccgcgagaggaaacttcaagacgccgccttgcgtacatttatttttataaattaaaaagtcgccattGTGATAGCCTTTGATTACGctaaaagacattaatattgattacaatacaaacgcagtggcgaaaagtgcaaaaagtcgcaagaagtttgctaatttcaaccaatattatttcaaataaacgtgtttttaataaaaatgatggttcaaaacacaaatgccaacaccacccgagagcgatgcaaatgctatgagcacgcgttgtgaacaaaagattttcatcgccccaaatgacagggaaaatgcggcgatacgcatgcatgcctctccactgtcattgcatatggccgctcattaccataattcgcgcggctcgtcgcaccacaaattatggcggaaaatctctgcaatggcggcccagcgcaacgtcacgcaacgtcaaattgacgtttacgaaacggcccttcctgtgacgctcctcacgggatattccttcagccaatgaacaagctgacatgccggctatcttggaacgccaacacatattcgcgaaattgcagatgcattgcacgagcttctgcgcgctaccgtccactttctttttaaagcgctaaagtcgcaatataggtgtcAAGGACCACGAAacagtattagtcgataaaatttgcagctccacgtcacgtttcgtcattctgacgaaaacgcaaaattgcattttgcaaaacttccctttcccggcacaaatttcaaaacacgtgacctctgggcagccaataagacagccaagatggcggataatggcggccgtgcagccgccatgcgtgtccagagccgctattctggacattccgccattttcttcgaggtgtgacgtaggcgcgacgcttacaaaatggcgctcatggccccgttttgctttcgtaacgtgacgcaaatttgacgtttcgcctaagaaactgtaatgtaggcatttaaactagcgtggttgataaagcaaaacagttttcctccccagtaaaaataaagcagctagctcaaagcgtacaattattccatcaaaatcgtttctcgcttccgtcgtctgcatgcgcgcaggctgtcgtctgcttcattagctaggatgcgtgtcctcgggaaacggaatgagtcatcgtatattggcgcccacgcgcttgcttcctaccttgagacaacatacgcgacctgccagtgatgatcagcgcacgctctaggccgcgttatcgctatctcgtgatccgcaagtgactcagcccgactcgtctggctgagaagcgacggaatatcatcgatagcgttgcgcgcgccacaggtatccgcttgagtgaCGCAAACgctggcactgccatctcttgtgcacttcactgcttactcgcaccgcgagaggaaacttcaaggcgccgtcttgcgtacatttctttttgtaaattaaaaagtcaccgttgtcatagcctttgatgacgcgaaaagtcattaatattgattacaatacaaacacaatagtgaaaagtgcgaaacgtcgcagaaagtttgctagtttccaccaatattatttcaaataaacgtgtttttaatagaaatgatggttcaaaacacaaatgccaacaccacccgagagcgatgcaaatgctatgagcacgcgttgtgaacaaaatattttcatggctccaaatgacagggaaaatgcggcgatacgcatgcctctcgactgacactgcatatggccgctcattaccataattcgcgcggctcgtcgcaccacaaattatggcggaaaatctgtgcaatggcggcccagcgcaacgtcacgcaacgtcaaattgacgtttacgaaacggcccttcctgtgacgctcttcacgggatattctttcagccaatcaacaactgacatgccggctatcttggaatgccaccacatattcgcgaaattgcagatgcattccacgggcttctgcacgctaccgtacactttctttttaaagcgctaaagtcgcaatataggtgccaaggaccacacaaaagtattagtcgataaaatttgcagctccacgtcacgtttcgtcattctgacgaaaacgcaaaattgcattttgcaaaacttccgtttcccggcacaaatttcgaaacacgtgacctctgaacagccaatgagacagccaagatggcggataatggcggccgtgcagccgccatgcgtgtccagaatagagccccagaatagagccccagaatagcggctcagaatagagccccaagaggggacactcggcaaaaactggcaacaggaaacacgtcaccaaacgtcacgctatacttttgacaccgaacgttagctgccgcgagcatcgaaaaaaaaaagaaagtgcagttaagttaacaggcattgatttatttttttaaattctttgccgcgaaaactaaaacgttttgcgtataaatgaacttaagctttgcgacttattttccttgccttacctagccacaggtcaatgacgcgccagatacatgcgtcatccgccagacactccgccgaagccagcgaggatggcttcgcgcgcgtttgagcgctcgcgcgcggcgacccgtctgtctctctctctctctctcttttttttttatgtaacctggtttattgggctctcggcgtatccTTGAGTtgcttctgcactgggacaagacactattggactacggcaaggtgagaaatcttgtttcacagtttacgacgcaattaggcttacggcacgggaccgagacttaagacgcagttagtgaaaaacagctcggccatcctggcgcagttaatttgagtaaattagtcgtgctgagacatgtttccgacgcttcctaggggactattgtaacttatttcggtttttgagccacactggccgcacagggcgccgtgtcgcagttagcgagaactcagccgtggtgtgtagtctagtacatcttgctagaagtttgtgccgctttctctgacgccagacatcactgaaaagtaatttcgttactttctggggtacttttgaggcacgctggccgcacagcgcgctgtgacgcagttagcgataagcagctcggccgtggtgataaatattagagggacaagtctgtgacgttttttgtagctccgcaacaacatataccttgtttcggtactcacgcctgttgaaaacgcgatgagcgattgccaagagtgataacatggggtgtgctgctggcgccggcagagcgcgcgaaagataacgccgaggaacatatcagaaacttgtaattcgaaaattccgtctccTAAAGGACAggaaacaggctttgcacccaagcatttgtcttgagtgcgagcagaaggcatagagaaagaaattcaacaagaggggacactcggcaaaaactggcaacaggaaacacgtcaccatacgtcacgctatacttttgacaccgaacgttagctgccgcgagcatcgaaaaaaaagaaagtgaacttaagttaacaggcattcatttattttttttttattctttgccgcgaaaactaaaacgttttgcctATAAgttaacttaagctttgcgacttattttccttgccttacctagccacaggtcaatgacgcgccagatacatgcgtcatccgccagacactcccccgaagccagcgaggatggctgcgcgcgcgtttgagcgctcgcgcgcggcgacccgtctgtctcattcttttttttctttttcaaatgtAACCTgtggcgcgatcttgtacgcgtgtTCTGTGgaacgcgttccaaaatggaacggaggcgttccgttccatcgagccgcacacgattggtcaatttgaaccgtgacgaatgccatgacgtcaattgtgacgtaaaccgtgacgtcttgctgctgtcaatcattccgtgtcgtctgctaacggacgaacgcaacggaacggttgccgagtccgtccgtttcgatagaacggattagaacggctaccagacgacttggattggattaaaacgtaagcacttgggacagttagcctctttcgtatccggttcaatccaaatcgggaatcccaacagttggagaaaatggcgttttctttctctgccgTGTTACAGTGTACACTGTAGCCGTGTCTTTTCGTGTTgcctgtgcggctgctgcagtcgcgcagagACGATGACCCGAGGTAGATGATGCATTTAAAGAGTTGACGGAGGAAGAGTTCCGGCAATAATTTCGTCTCTCCAAACGAACAGTGCGTCGCTGTGCGACGAGCTTGACTCCATCATTGGATGCCAGcgagccagtggcctttccacaGAAAGGAAGGTGTGCGCGCTGCGATTTTTCGGCACTGGAAGCTTCCGGAGGAGCGTTGGTCGCGAGGAGCAAATAGGCATGGCGCAGCCGGCCGCGAGCAACACCATCCAGGAGGTGACGGAGGCCATCATTTCCGTGTCTGCCCGGAGAAAGTTGGTGGACTTTTCATTGACACCGGCTGCCAAGGATGAGGCAAAGgcggcgtttgcgcgacgcggtgcCATTCCAGGCGTGCTAGCGCGCGTCGACGGCACGTTGATCGCCGTTATGAAGCCAGAGGGACTCAGCCCGGCCGACACGGCGAGCTTCATGTCGAGAAAGGGTTATTACGCCCTCAACGTCATAGTCGTAAGTACCGTTGGAATGTTTTACTTCAAACTGTAGTCGCCATTTTTACTCGCGCATAGTAgcaattgttcagtttaatgcccaagctggcataactagtaatgtaacgattaaaagaggacatgcggggtacgagctcgttgaagtctgacatgtcagcggtaatgatgagtgccatgtgtttctgtgcatgagccgtttgccgtaccaaaattgtgttttcgttcTGGCGTGCATACACAATGGAGTTGTGCATTTTGGAGGTATTTAGGAACATGGGCAGCAGTTGTAGCAAAAATCGATACACTATAGGGAAGATAcgatggaagcattttgaacagggaagtacttacaaccattgcatgggctggatttggcgtgtatgggtgttcttgcgcaatttcgtgccccaagttttcatttagcgatcactTAGTGGAAACCATAGGCGTGCGCACAAAGGGCCCCAAATGCGAAACCCTGTGCACGCCTATGAGTGAAACAGTGTAGCTGCTTATACCAGCGTAAATGtatgtattgttttctgcatatgaatgGCAAAAAGGGATTTTGAGCATATCTGCAGCGCTATTTTGTATTGCTCCTCATTGCAGGTGTGCAACTCGGAACTTTGCATCCTTGTTGTGGACCTCCGGCTCCCTGATTCGGGCCACGACTCTTGGATGTGGCAGCATAATTCACTGTGTATGCGCCTCGCCGTACAACTGCAGCCTGGCGAGTCTCTGCTTGGTAAGTATTCGTAATGTGTACCCCTAACTAGGGCAGAGCACTTTAGTTGGTAACAACTTTGTTGATAGTCACAGGAATATTGATGTCACAGGAATGGTGAGCTTTCataacacatacataatttatttatacaaattgcaatgcccctaggctatcacaaggctgtgtttgtacagtggaaaatacattaaagaacttgtatacacatcaagtacccctccatacggatggtcaatgtttccaaatcaaaacatccgacagattatgataatttaaacaCAAACGAAGTAAAGTTATACAAAAATCCTTCAAAAAGAATGCCACAGCCGTGGACTCGGAAACAATCGTACCCTCTTCACTGTGCAAGAGGCTCCAAGGTTTGCATAAACCTCGGAGACTCTTGCACAGGTTTGCctaattttcataaaacacacCAGAATGATCGCAACCGCCACATCCTGTGCATTCGGGCGCTCGGTGTACACTAGTAGGAACGATGCAATATGCTTGCTAGCCACCTCTTGTGCTAAGTGTATGAAAACTTCCATGCAAGCATGAATACGCAGACGAGGCAAGCAAGTAAAGCATAATGAATGCGGATTcaaccaca harbors:
- the LOC119462907 gene encoding uncharacterized protein LOC119462907, translating into MAQPAASNTIQEVTEAIISVSARRKLVDFSLTPAAKDEAKAAFARRGAIPGVLARVDGTLIAVMKPEGLSPADTASFMSRKGYYALNVIVVCNSELCILVVDLRLPDSGHDSWMWQHNSLCMRLAVQLQPGESLLGGQLRLVPGSAPSPVCPPEPLPSSLPRWRAGVVDCSILRST